GGGTCTGCTGCTGCCCCTGGTGGTGGGGTTTTACCTTCTCATGGGTTTCCTGGAGGATTCGGGGTACATGCCGCGGGTGGCGGTGCTCTTCGACCGCGCCCTCAGCCCATTGGGGTTGAACGGGCGGGCCGTCATCCCCTTCATGCTGGGATTCGGTTGCGTGACCATGGCCATCGTATCCACGCGCGTCCTCAACACCAGCCGGGAGCGTCGCATCGCCATTATCCTGCTCAGTCTGGCCATCCCGTGCTCGGCCCAGCTGGGCGTGGTCACGGGCATGATCAGCCCGCTGGGGTGGCGGGTCCTGGTGACATACGGTGTCATCGTCCTGAGCGTCTTCGCCATGGCGGGAGTGCTCCTCAATCGACTATTCCCGGGGATCTCGAGCCCCCTGCTCATGGACCTTCCTCCCCTGCGCATACCTCGTCTGGACAACCTCCTCTACAAGACCGCCTACCGGGCCGTTATGTTCATCCGCGAGGCGGGGCCCCTGTTCTTCTATGGGGCGGCGGGCCTGGGTCTGCTGCAGGTGACCGGGGCGCTGGACCGCCTGCAGGACGTCCTTGCCCCTGTCATTACGCGCTGGCTGGGGTTGCCCCCTCAGGCCTCGACTGCCTTCGTAATGGGGTTCGTGCGCCGTGACTTCGGCGCCGCCGGCCTGTACCACCTGGGCTTGACCGCGGTCCAGACCCTGGTGGCGGTGGCCACCATCACCCTGTTCGTGCCGTGCATCGCCTCGGTGATGATGATCGGCAAGGAACGTGGTTGGAAGGAGGCTGCTGTAATCTGGGCCGCCAACATCGTCATCGCCTTCGCCGTGGGAGGTGTGGTGGAACGCCTGGCCCGCCTGGTAATCGGGTGAACCCGGCTGTTGGCGAGGCGGGCTCGGCTGGTGGCGGGGTGGGCGCTGCCGGTGGTAAGATGGTGGCCGGAGGGACAGGCGCTGTTGGGCGGGGAAGGGACGTCATCGCAGCGAGCGTTGGGGAGGCGGGGACCGGCGCCAGGGTGGTACGACCCGGTCGCCCTTGTAGAGCTTGTGAAGGGGATTCCCCGGGACAGGCGCTGGCTGCTCTTCCTTACCGTGGTGAACCTGGGCGGGTTCGTCTACGGGATGGACTGGTACCGCGGGCAGCTTGCCTCCCTTCCCGTCTGGACCTGGCCGGTGGTGGCGGATTGCCCGGTTTCGGCCCTCCTGTTCGGGTGCCTGACCGGTGCGCTCGCCCTGGGTGTTGCTCCCGGTGCCCTGGAGGGGCTGGCGGACGTGGCCGCCCTGAAGTACGGCATGTGGACGGTGCTCGTAATCGGCCAGTCCTGGCTGGCCGGGGAATCCATGGATGTGGACCGTTTCAACCTGTTGTGGACGCACGCGGGAATGGTGGCCGAATCGCTGCTGTTTGGCGTGGTGCGGCGACCCCCTTTGCGCTGGGTGGCCTTGGGGGCGGCGTGGGTCGCGCTGAACAGCTTGCTGGACTATGGTTGCGGCCTTCACCCCACCCTGCCTGACCAGACCCCCGTGTCGCTCGCTCTGGCGGCATCGGTGGGTCTGGGCCTTCTGGCAGTGGGGTTCTTCGCGGCCCTGGCCGTGAAGCGGCGGGGGGGCCTGGTGCCGTGGCGGAGAGACGGGTTCTGGGGGTAAGCCTGGGTTCGCCCGCCCGTGACTTCCGCAGCAGGTGGGAATGCGCGGGCGGGGTGGTGGACATCTGTCGCGTGGGCACGGGAGGAGACGTGGCCCGCGCGGCGTCCCTTCTGGCGGGGTATGACGGTGAGGTCGATGCCTTCGGCCTGGGCGGCGTCAACCTCTACCTGCAGGTGAGGGAGCGTCGCTACCGGTTGCCGGTGGGGGAGCGCCTGGCGTCCATCCCCCGCCGTACGCCGGTGTGCGACGGCACCTTTATCAAGACGTGGTGGGAACCCCGAGCCCTGGATATGGCGTGTGGCGAATCCCGGCTCGACCTGTCCGGTCGCACGATTCTTTTCTCCTCCGTGCTGGACCGGTGGGCCCTGGCAGAAGCCCTGCACAAGCGGGGCGCCCGCGTGCTGGTGGGAGATGCTGCCTTTGCCCTGCGCCTGCCCGTCCTATTCCCGGGGCTGAACTGGTTCCACCCCTTTGCGGTAACCATGCTGCCCGTGCTGCGGCACCTGCCCCTCTCCTTTCTCTACCCTTTGGGCCGCAGGCGCCAGGAACCCCGCCCCGGCCTGGAAGGTGCCTTCGCCGGGGCCGAGGTGCTGGCGGGCGACTTTCACTTCCTGCGGTCCCGGCTGCCCGCCCGCCTCGACGGCAGGTGGGTGATCGCCACGGGACTGGATGAGGCCGATCTGGCTCTGCTCGCAGCTCGAGGTGTGTCCCTGGTGGTGGAGCTGGGGCCGGTCGTCCCCGCTTGCCCGCCCTCCGTGGTGGATGGGAGTGGGCCCGGGGCGGCCCGCATCACAGCCGCTCCGGCAGGCGCAGGGCGGGGGCTTTCAGCGAACCTGGCGGAAGCACTGGTGGTGGCCTCGAGCGGGCAAAACCCTTCCGCGCTGGGGCCGGAGAGGATGCTGGCCTGGTGCCGCCGGCTCGGTTTTCACCCCGCCGTATACCAACCGCCGCATGCGACTCGCAGTTGCGGCATAATGCCATCGGGTGATATCATTCCGGTGCAACCCAGGTGAACTCTACGAGCGTGCCTGGCGGATCGCCGATGAGTTGGGCTTTCCCGTCGTCCACGACGCAGTCATCTGACGGTAGCGGAGCTCCACGGTGCCACTTTTTTGGACGGCCGATCGGCAGCTATTTGAACGGGCCCGGGGAAGGGGATACATGCGCTTCCTTGGGGTCAAATTTATGGGCGCAGAGGCTCGCTCGCTGCGGGTTCCGGACCCACGCCGGATGGAGGAGTACCTGACACGGAGGTGACGGAAATGGCGAAGGATCCGGTGTGCCACATGGAGGTGCGGGAGGACGTCCCTTTCCGATCCGAGTATGAGGGGCGCACCTATTACTTCTGCTGCCGGGGGTGTAAAGTCGCGTTCGACCGCGATCCCCGGCGCTACACAGAAGGAGGGGGAGAAACCCACGAGAAGGGGCACTAGGGAGATGACACCCTCCCGGGGACAGGGGGCCGGGCGGGTGCCGTCGCCGGGGCGGCGGGATGCGGGCGAACGGGCGGCGACCGATGACCGGACGTTGACGCTGGCAGTGCGGGGGATGATGTGCGCCTCCTGCGTCGCCCACGTGGAGAAGGCGCTGCGCGGGGTGGCCGGAGTGG
This genomic interval from Bacillota bacterium contains the following:
- a CDS encoding DUF1405 domain-containing protein; this encodes MARRARLVAGWALPVVRWWPEGQALLGGEGTSSQRALGRRGPAPGWYDPVALVELVKGIPRDRRWLLFLTVVNLGGFVYGMDWYRGQLASLPVWTWPVVADCPVSALLFGCLTGALALGVAPGALEGLADVAALKYGMWTVLVIGQSWLAGESMDVDRFNLLWTHAGMVAESLLFGVVRRPPLRWVALGAAWVALNSLLDYGCGLHPTLPDQTPVSLALAASVGLGLLAVGFFAALAVKRRGGLVPWRRDGFWG
- a CDS encoding quinate 5-dehydrogenase; its protein translation is MAERRVLGVSLGSPARDFRSRWECAGGVVDICRVGTGGDVARAASLLAGYDGEVDAFGLGGVNLYLQVRERRYRLPVGERLASIPRRTPVCDGTFIKTWWEPRALDMACGESRLDLSGRTILFSSVLDRWALAEALHKRGARVLVGDAAFALRLPVLFPGLNWFHPFAVTMLPVLRHLPLSFLYPLGRRRQEPRPGLEGAFAGAEVLAGDFHFLRSRLPARLDGRWVIATGLDEADLALLAARGVSLVVELGPVVPACPPSVVDGSGPGAARITAAPAGAGRGLSANLAEALVVASSGQNPSALGPERMLAWCRRLGFHPAVYQPPHATRSCGIMPSGDIIPVQPR
- a CDS encoding YHS domain-containing protein, whose translation is MAKDPVCHMEVREDVPFRSEYEGRTYYFCCRGCKVAFDRDPRRYTEGGGETHEKGH